Proteins encoded by one window of Haematobia irritans isolate KBUSLIRL chromosome 2, ASM5000362v1, whole genome shotgun sequence:
- the LOC142226707 gene encoding cytochrome P450 6g1-like, with the protein MTKYNEATLTFLGLVILAAFLCYRWYKKHFSYWQRQAAIPSVPGHIFSGCLKDMLAFKTNLGFHMKTIYDDPKFEHEAVVGIYTVRPALLIRDPELIRSILIRDFDCFRNRYTSSDPHSDPIGGLGIFMARDALWKEWRTKLSTVFTSGKMKEMYPLVQEVGKNLENYLSKNGERFVCEMKDLGLRYISDSIATTMFGIESNSLENHNDEVYSQSLRIIDFDAHRAFNFLIMGLMPKWNRFFKPSVFFKDTEDFLRSASAMVLKERETTRLKRNDLIDLFVKFKAEVVASNGNLEEFMQIIAGQLGVFIAGDTETSSTTIANVLLEVAKHPDIQDRLRKEICDAFVQGNGSVSYDAINNIPYLDMVVNETLRLYPVFPMLERQYSKGSNDSKGYSLKPFYDFNIPDGMAVYISVYGLHYDSKYWPDPKRFNPERFVPENKKSMNHMIYLPFSDGPRHCIGRRLGYLQVKTCVAHMLKNHRVQVCSQTNLNAEFNPKIFVLQTIGGTHLEVVRDDLYDRSKCKENK; encoded by the exons atgacaaaatataACGAAGCTACCTTAACGTTTTTAGGATTAGTTATCCTAGCCGCATTTCTATGCTATCGTTGGTACAAAAAACATTTCTCCTATTGGCAACGCCAAGCAGCAATACCCAGTGTTCCGGGACATATATTCAGTGGATGTCTTAAAGATATGTTGGCATTTAAAACAAATCTTggatttcatatgaaaaccatATACGATGATCCGAAATTTGAACATGAAGCTGTTGTGGGTATATATACCGTTCGACCCGCACTTTTGATACGGGATCCCGAATTGATTCGGTCAATTTTGATAAGAGATTTTGATTGCTTTCGCAATCGTTATACCAGTAGTGATCCCCATAGTGATCCCATAGGAGGTTTGGGTATATTTATGGCACGCGATGCCCTATGGAAAGAGTGGAGAACTAAATTGAGCACCGTATTCACTAGTggtaaaatgaaagaaatgtaTCCGTTGGTGCAAGAAGTTggcaaaaatttggaaaattatctCAGCAAAAATGGTGAACGATTTGTATGTGAAATGAAAGATCTGGGGTTACGTTATATCAGTGATTCCATAGCTACTACAATGTTTGGTATCGAATCCAATTCTTTGGAAAATCACAATGACGAAGTATATTCACAATCCTTACGTATAATTGATTTCGATGCCCATAGAGCCTTTAATTTCTTGATAATGGGTCTTATGCCAAAATGGAATCGATTCTTTAAGCCTTCGGTATTCTTCAAGGACACTGAGGATTTTTTAAGATCAGCTAGTGCTATGGTCCTGAAGGAACGTGAAACCACTCGACTAAAACGTAATGACTTAATAGACCTCTTTGTTAAATTCAAAGCTGAGGTTGTTGCTAGCAATGGGAATTTAGAGGAATTTATGCAAATAATTGCCGGCCAATTGGGTGTATTTATAGCAGGTGATACCGAAACTTCTTCAACGACCATAGCAAATGTTTTATTGGAAGTGGCCAAACATCCAGATATCCAGGATAGATTACGTAAAGAAATTTGTGATGCTTTTGTACAGGGAAATGGAAGTGTATCATATGATGCCATCAACAATATACCCTATTTAGATATGGTTGTGAATGAGACTTTACGTTTGTATCCTGTTTTTCCTATGCTCGAAAGACAATATTCGAAGGGCAGTAACGACAGCAAAGGTTATTCCCTGAAACCATTCTATGACTTTAATATACCAGATGGTATGGCTGTGTACATATCGGTTTATGGATTGCATTATGATTCAAAG taCTGGCCCGATCCAAAAAGATTTAATCCTGAGCGCTTTGTACCCGAAAATAAGAAATCTATGAATCATATGATTTATCTGCCATTTAGTGATGGTCCCCGTCATTGCATTGGACGTCGTTTAGGTTATCTACAGGTTAAAACGTGCGTTGCCCATATGCTTAAAAATCACCGAGTTCAGGTGTGCTCCCAGACAAATTTGAATGCTGAATTTAATCCCAAAATATTCGTTTTACAAACTATTGGCGGTAcacatttggaagttgttcgagATGATTTGTATGATCGAAGCAAAtgtaaagaaaacaaataa